In Acidaminococcus fermentans DSM 20731, one genomic interval encodes:
- a CDS encoding FtsK/SpoIIIE family DNA translocase, with the protein MEKKERTRRNNRKIEFTFNREVLGILLAAFAGIMLCALGGFPMGSAGAFLRKVLTYALGVGAFLFPLYVMVLGFGYILNHEHLRFSKKFFTLLLFLVSVLSLWHMYKVPEGHELIPEYLMNGGGLLGGTIVFVLTKVVGRIGAVIVLVASALVSMVLSGKFSLRSPLLSAQDGVKEGAETVAQKWEDYQERRKKNHDSFYDQEKDDGSYARKPAAEKKPTLAERLKDKVTAAGNAPLLKFQKDQVGSGEPPRKFTITTAEDARSQEEPQWEAPGAEAQTTRLENAETGEVIPYEFPPLDLLNRDKPVNKKNFQAEIETQGGTIEQTLHDFGVNATLVNVTKGPSVTRYELEPAPGVKVNKIQNLSEDIALKLAVSSVRIEPIPGKAAIGIEVPARTSEPVSFRSIVDCPEVKSAKGKLAIGLGKDISGHVVVADLTKMPHLLIAGSTGSGKSVCINTIICSLLYKAAPDEVKLILVDPKVVELTNYNGIPHLLTPVVTGPKQAASALHWAVVEMERRYSLFAKTQVRKIDDYNAQVQPGEKLPFIVVIIDELSDLMMVAAVDVEDAILRLAQKARAAGIHLILATQRPSVDVLTGTIKANIPSRIAFAVSSQIDSRTILDASGAEKLLGRGDMLFFPTGANKPIRVQGAYIADDELNRVVDFIKAEAIPTSYASEVTTQKLNGADSEKKEEGSEEDELFQDAVELVMATQQASSSMLQRKFRIGYTRAARLVDAMEEKGIIGPADGSKPRPLIMSPTTIKEKFFTKGLKQEGD; encoded by the coding sequence GTGGAAAAAAAAGAACGGACTCGCAGAAACAACAGGAAAATCGAATTCACCTTCAACCGGGAAGTCCTGGGCATCCTGCTGGCGGCTTTCGCCGGCATCATGCTCTGCGCCCTGGGGGGATTCCCCATGGGCAGCGCCGGGGCGTTCCTCCGGAAGGTCCTGACCTACGCCCTGGGGGTGGGAGCCTTTCTCTTCCCCCTGTACGTAATGGTGCTGGGGTTCGGTTACATCCTGAACCATGAACATCTGCGGTTTTCCAAAAAGTTCTTTACGCTCCTGCTGTTCCTTGTTTCTGTCCTGAGCCTGTGGCATATGTACAAGGTGCCGGAAGGCCATGAACTGATCCCTGAGTATCTGATGAACGGTGGTGGCCTCCTGGGAGGCACCATCGTGTTTGTTTTAACGAAAGTGGTGGGCCGCATCGGGGCGGTGATCGTCCTGGTGGCTTCTGCCCTGGTTTCCATGGTGCTGTCGGGGAAATTCTCCCTGCGCAGCCCGCTCCTTTCTGCCCAGGACGGGGTGAAGGAAGGGGCCGAGACCGTGGCCCAGAAATGGGAAGACTATCAGGAACGGCGGAAGAAGAACCATGATTCCTTCTATGACCAGGAAAAGGATGACGGTTCTTATGCCCGGAAGCCGGCGGCGGAAAAGAAACCCACCCTGGCAGAACGGCTGAAGGATAAAGTGACGGCCGCCGGGAACGCACCGCTTCTGAAATTCCAGAAGGATCAGGTGGGGTCCGGGGAACCGCCCCGGAAGTTCACCATCACCACGGCGGAGGATGCCCGGAGCCAGGAGGAACCCCAGTGGGAAGCTCCTGGAGCGGAAGCCCAGACCACCCGTCTGGAAAATGCGGAAACGGGAGAAGTGATCCCCTACGAATTCCCGCCCCTGGATCTGCTGAACCGGGACAAACCGGTGAACAAGAAGAACTTCCAGGCGGAGATCGAAACCCAGGGAGGGACCATCGAACAGACCCTCCACGATTTCGGGGTGAACGCCACCCTGGTGAATGTGACCAAAGGGCCGTCGGTGACCCGGTACGAACTGGAACCGGCTCCCGGGGTAAAGGTGAACAAGATCCAGAACCTGTCGGAAGACATTGCCCTGAAACTGGCGGTGTCCAGTGTCCGCATCGAGCCCATTCCGGGGAAGGCGGCCATCGGCATCGAAGTGCCGGCCAGGACTTCGGAGCCGGTATCCTTCCGCTCCATCGTGGATTGTCCGGAAGTGAAAAGCGCCAAGGGGAAACTGGCCATCGGCCTGGGGAAGGATATTTCCGGCCATGTGGTGGTGGCGGATCTGACCAAGATGCCCCATCTGCTGATTGCCGGATCCACCGGGTCCGGGAAAAGTGTGTGCATCAACACCATCATCTGCAGCCTGCTGTACAAGGCGGCACCGGATGAGGTGAAACTGATCCTGGTGGATCCCAAGGTGGTGGAACTGACCAACTACAACGGGATCCCCCATCTGCTGACGCCGGTGGTCACCGGGCCCAAACAGGCGGCTTCGGCCCTCCACTGGGCTGTGGTGGAAATGGAACGGCGGTACAGCCTGTTCGCCAAGACCCAGGTCCGGAAGATCGACGATTACAATGCCCAGGTGCAGCCGGGAGAAAAGCTGCCCTTCATTGTGGTGATCATCGACGAGTTGTCCGACCTGATGATGGTGGCGGCGGTGGACGTGGAAGATGCCATCCTGCGGCTGGCCCAGAAGGCCCGTGCCGCCGGGATCCATCTGATCCTGGCCACCCAGCGGCCGTCGGTGGACGTATTGACCGGGACCATTAAGGCCAATATCCCCTCCCGGATCGCCTTTGCCGTATCCAGCCAGATCGACAGCCGGACCATCCTGGATGCCAGCGGGGCGGAAAAGCTCCTGGGCCGGGGGGATATGCTGTTCTTCCCTACCGGGGCCAACAAACCCATCCGGGTCCAGGGCGCCTACATTGCGGATGACGAGCTGAACCGGGTGGTGGATTTCATCAAGGCGGAAGCCATCCCCACCTCCTATGCCAGCGAGGTGACCACCCAGAAGCTCAATGGGGCGGACAGCGAGAAAAAAGAGGAAGGCAGCGAGGAAGACGAACTGTTCCAGGATGCGGTGGAACTGGTCATGGCCACCCAGCAGGCATCGTCCTCCATGCTCCAGCGAAAGTTCCGGATCGGGTACACCCGGGCGGCACGGCTGGTGGATGCCATGGAGGAAAAGGGCATCATAGGACCGGCGGACGGCAGCAAGCCCAGGCCGCTGATCATGAGCCCCACCACCATCAAGGAAAAGTTCTTCACCAAAGGGCTGAAGCAGGAAGGGGATTGA
- a CDS encoding NAD-dependent epimerase/dehydratase family protein, translating into MRKILVTGGAGFIGSHVVPALLGRGDCEVTVLDNLSTGKRAYVPEGARFRLMDIRSRELTDFLMEEKFQTVIHLAAQTLVPYSMEHPEADEDLNVTGLVHVLEGCRKSGVEQIIFSSSAAIYGDNQNLPLLETEVPAPTSFYGLSKAVGEDYIRLYSRCFGLKHIIFRFANVYGERQGETGEGGVISVFARKIARKEPVTVFGDGNQTRDFVYAGDIARAMSLGVGYAGCATLNVSTNEEVSLNQLIGTMEKILGHKMDVHYGPVRPGDIYASVLSHQALVETLGMKEYTDLEKGLAGTLAYFQK; encoded by the coding sequence ATGAGAAAGATTCTGGTAACGGGAGGGGCCGGGTTCATCGGCTCCCATGTGGTACCGGCGCTGTTGGGCCGGGGTGATTGTGAAGTGACGGTGCTGGACAACCTGTCCACGGGGAAACGGGCCTATGTGCCGGAAGGCGCCCGGTTCCGGCTGATGGACATCCGGTCCAGGGAACTGACGGATTTCCTGATGGAGGAAAAATTCCAGACGGTAATCCATCTGGCGGCCCAGACCCTGGTGCCCTATTCCATGGAGCATCCGGAAGCGGATGAGGACCTGAACGTGACGGGCCTGGTCCATGTGCTGGAAGGCTGCCGGAAAAGCGGCGTGGAACAGATCATCTTTTCTTCCAGTGCGGCCATCTACGGGGACAACCAGAACCTGCCCCTTCTGGAAACGGAAGTGCCGGCGCCCACTTCTTTCTATGGCCTGTCCAAAGCGGTGGGAGAGGATTACATCCGTCTGTACAGCCGGTGCTTCGGCTTAAAGCACATCATCTTCCGGTTCGCCAATGTGTACGGAGAACGGCAGGGGGAAACCGGCGAGGGCGGCGTGATCTCCGTCTTTGCCCGGAAGATTGCCCGGAAGGAACCGGTCACCGTGTTCGGAGACGGGAACCAGACCCGGGATTTCGTCTATGCCGGGGATATTGCCCGGGCCATGAGCCTGGGGGTGGGCTACGCAGGCTGTGCCACCCTGAATGTATCCACCAATGAGGAAGTTTCCCTGAACCAGCTGATCGGCACCATGGAAAAGATCCTGGGACATAAAATGGACGTCCATTACGGACCGGTGCGGCCGGGGGACATCTATGCCTCGGTGCTGAGCCACCAGGCGCTGGTGGAGACCCTGGGGATGAAGGAATACACGGATCTGGAAAAGGGCCTTGCAGGAACGCTGGCCTATTTCCAGAAATAA
- a CDS encoding Asp23/Gls24 family envelope stress response protein — translation MKVVAFVGPSGTGKSFRAIGVAHDHHCDGIIDDGLLIEGTKILAGTSAKTEQNKVQAVKRAIFMEKDHCREVRSALAGSDIQTLLVIGTSDKMVGTICKRLQIPAPSETVYIQDVSTTREMKKARETRIKEGKHVVPVPTIELKPHLSGVLVDLPHRLFSRNRKHQALPEKSIVRPAFSYYGKITVSDYVVSDIVRIVVKKNKEVDRITSIKVRRPSDTSKGMTIYLEIILFFGAPIYEVVKSLQTRIKLKVEGMTSMPVKNIDVSIRSLTVRPPDLPKHLQEAAAGGEGDAKEEPGA, via the coding sequence ATGAAAGTCGTAGCTTTTGTTGGCCCCAGCGGTACCGGAAAAAGCTTCCGGGCCATCGGGGTCGCCCATGACCATCACTGCGACGGCATCATCGATGACGGTCTCCTGATCGAAGGGACCAAAATCCTGGCCGGGACCAGTGCCAAAACGGAACAGAACAAGGTCCAGGCGGTGAAACGGGCCATCTTTATGGAAAAGGACCATTGCCGGGAAGTCCGTTCCGCCCTGGCCGGCAGCGATATCCAGACCCTGCTGGTGATCGGCACTTCGGACAAGATGGTGGGGACCATCTGCAAACGGCTCCAGATCCCGGCGCCTTCGGAAACGGTGTACATCCAGGATGTTTCCACCACCCGGGAGATGAAAAAGGCCCGGGAGACCCGGATCAAGGAAGGCAAGCATGTGGTGCCGGTGCCCACCATCGAACTGAAGCCCCATCTTTCCGGGGTGCTGGTGGACCTGCCTCACCGGCTGTTTTCCCGGAACCGGAAGCACCAGGCCCTGCCGGAAAAATCCATTGTCCGGCCGGCTTTCAGCTATTACGGGAAGATCACCGTATCCGATTATGTGGTCAGCGACATTGTGCGGATCGTGGTGAAAAAGAACAAGGAAGTGGACCGGATCACCTCCATCAAGGTGCGCCGCCCTTCGGACACCAGCAAGGGCATGACCATCTATCTGGAGATCATCCTGTTCTTCGGGGCACCCATTTATGAAGTGGTGAAGAGTCTCCAGACCAGGATCAAACTGAAAGTGGAAGGCATGACCAGCATGCCGGTGAAAAATATCGATGTCTCCATCCGCAGCCTGACGGTGCGGCCCCCGGATCTGCCCAAACATCTCCAGGAAGCGGCAGCCGGCGGGGAAGGAGATGCAAAGGAGGAACCCGGGGCATGA
- a CDS encoding MFS transporter, with product MAAKPRLWTRGFVLDTLVNFLIYIIYYMLMVIIASEAIHSLNASVSEAGLASGLFVLGTLVARLFAGRSVELYGRKKMLYAGILFYLVTTCMYFLVESLPMMYGVRLLNGVGYGIASTATSTIVSAMIPAERRGEGINYYALSMSLAAAIGPFIGMLLQQMFPFSVIIMFSIAMVLVCLAAAFVMKVDEIQLTEEHRAALKQLSLSNFLEPRVMGISIVGFFVAVCYSSVLSFLATYAAELQLMTAGTLFFVVYALSITLARPVAGVMFDRKGEDFVMYPTYACLAIGLLVLSITTQSWEMLMAGVFVGLGYGTFMSNGQAICVKLVEEVRIGVAVSTYFVMLDLGLGVGPYILGAFKESLGFQGIYSAVGLGAIGCAALYWLLYARRRSSRVEEEEAEELEEV from the coding sequence ATGGCTGCCAAACCTCGTCTGTGGACCAGAGGGTTCGTGCTGGACACCCTGGTCAATTTCCTGATCTACATCATCTATTATATGCTGATGGTCATCATTGCTTCCGAGGCCATCCATTCCCTGAATGCTTCCGTCAGCGAAGCGGGCCTGGCTTCCGGGCTGTTCGTGCTGGGGACCCTGGTGGCCCGTCTGTTCGCAGGCCGCTCGGTGGAACTGTACGGCCGGAAGAAGATGCTGTACGCCGGGATCCTGTTCTACCTGGTGACCACCTGCATGTACTTCCTGGTGGAATCCCTGCCCATGATGTACGGGGTGCGGCTGCTGAACGGGGTGGGCTACGGCATTGCCTCCACCGCCACCAGCACCATCGTGTCCGCCATGATCCCGGCCGAACGCCGGGGCGAGGGCATCAACTACTATGCCCTGAGCATGAGCCTGGCTGCGGCCATCGGACCGTTCATCGGCATGCTCCTGCAGCAGATGTTCCCCTTCAGCGTGATCATTATGTTCTCCATCGCCATGGTGCTGGTGTGCCTGGCCGCTGCTTTCGTGATGAAAGTGGACGAGATCCAGCTGACCGAAGAACATCGGGCTGCCCTGAAACAGCTGTCCCTGTCCAATTTCCTGGAACCCCGGGTGATGGGGATCTCCATCGTGGGCTTCTTCGTGGCAGTGTGTTATTCCAGCGTGCTGAGTTTCCTGGCCACCTATGCGGCTGAACTGCAGCTCATGACCGCCGGGACCCTGTTCTTCGTGGTCTATGCCCTGTCCATCACCCTGGCCCGCCCTGTGGCCGGCGTGATGTTCGACCGGAAAGGGGAGGACTTTGTGATGTATCCCACCTACGCCTGCCTGGCCATCGGGCTTCTGGTGCTGTCCATCACCACCCAGAGCTGGGAGATGCTCATGGCCGGTGTGTTCGTGGGCCTGGGGTACGGGACCTTCATGTCCAACGGACAGGCCATCTGCGTGAAGCTGGTGGAGGAAGTACGGATCGGGGTGGCGGTATCCACCTATTTCGTCATGCTGGACCTGGGGCTGGGGGTCGGTCCCTATATCCTGGGTGCCTTCAAGGAATCCCTGGGCTTCCAGGGCATCTACTCCGCCGTAGGCCTGGGGGCCATCGGCTGTGCAGCTCTGTACTGGCTGCTGTATGCTAGAAGACGCAGCAGCAGGGTAGAAGAGGAAGAAGCCGAAGAACTGGAAGAGGTGTAA
- a CDS encoding PHP domain-containing protein, with product MLADLHIHTTFSDGIYTPEKIVAQARASGITAIAITDHDNIQAYNRAARTIHFRHLDLELIRGVEIDTDYKGKDVHVLGYHFDPDNQPLLQAMAWTRVGRIARIRKIVERVNALGYPLTFAEVREEANGSKSLGRPHIARVLVKKGLFSHTQAVFDALIASGRPAYCRQVKLSPKEAVDLLHGAGGIAVLAHPAEIEDPALVEELLDTVPFDGMEVWHPSVLKENPRHDWLKVARDHGLLTSGGSDLHGNAGRFPLHLGEFPIPYARVEGIIRGKKI from the coding sequence ATGCTGGCCGATTTACATATCCATACCACTTTTTCTGACGGCATCTACACACCGGAAAAAATCGTGGCCCAGGCCCGGGCTTCCGGGATCACGGCCATTGCCATTACGGACCACGACAACATCCAGGCCTACAACCGGGCAGCCCGGACCATCCATTTCCGCCATCTGGATCTGGAACTGATCCGGGGGGTGGAAATCGATACGGATTACAAGGGAAAGGATGTCCATGTGCTGGGCTACCATTTCGACCCGGATAACCAGCCCCTGCTCCAGGCCATGGCCTGGACCCGGGTGGGACGGATCGCCCGGATCCGGAAGATCGTGGAAAGAGTCAATGCCCTGGGATATCCCCTGACCTTTGCCGAGGTCCGGGAGGAAGCCAATGGTTCCAAAAGCCTGGGCCGGCCCCACATTGCCCGGGTGCTGGTGAAAAAGGGGCTGTTCTCCCATACCCAGGCGGTGTTCGATGCTCTGATCGCCAGCGGCCGTCCTGCCTACTGCCGGCAGGTGAAGCTGTCTCCCAAAGAGGCGGTGGACCTGCTCCATGGGGCCGGGGGCATTGCGGTACTGGCCCATCCGGCGGAAATCGAAGACCCGGCCCTGGTGGAAGAACTGCTGGATACGGTGCCTTTCGACGGGATGGAAGTGTGGCATCCTTCTGTGCTGAAGGAAAATCCCCGGCACGACTGGCTGAAGGTGGCCCGGGACCATGGCCTCCTGACCAGCGGCGGCAGCGATCTCCACGGCAATGCCGGCCGGTTTCCCCTCCATCTGGGGGAATTTCCCATTCCCTATGCCAGGGTGGAAGGGATCATCCGGGGAAAGAAAATCTGA
- a CDS encoding ribonuclease HIII — protein sequence MTPCDFAQYVRQVREKLQQLTEEPVEEKEINYGRQLKVRKGPDTVNLALYNGKKGLKQVWSGKVSPLQDQCRNALGEGDTASSGAISPALEPGGVTLLAGKPGFDGLWCGSDESGKGDYFGPLAVAAVCLDLAAARQYAAWGICDSKALTDGKIRLLAEKIRQTARAHTVLVLKPRFYNQRYAQLKARKQNLNHLLASGHIHALGRVIQQVPECRFALVDQFTRHNAIASTLETGFPGLKVYQQPKGEADMAVAAASILARDAFVEVMDQLSAQAGFPLPKGGGDQATAAARKLVREQGKDALEQYVKLHFANTGKL from the coding sequence ATGACCCCTTGTGATTTTGCGCAGTATGTACGCCAGGTGCGGGAAAAACTCCAGCAGCTGACGGAAGAACCGGTGGAAGAAAAGGAAATCAATTACGGCCGGCAGCTGAAGGTCCGGAAAGGACCGGATACGGTAAACCTGGCCCTGTACAACGGGAAAAAGGGCCTGAAGCAGGTGTGGAGCGGCAAAGTATCCCCTCTCCAGGACCAGTGCCGGAACGCCCTGGGGGAGGGGGACACTGCCTCTTCCGGGGCCATTTCTCCTGCCCTGGAACCGGGGGGAGTGACCCTGCTGGCGGGAAAACCAGGGTTTGACGGTCTCTGGTGCGGCAGCGACGAAAGCGGCAAGGGGGACTATTTCGGTCCTCTGGCCGTGGCGGCGGTGTGCCTGGACCTTGCTGCGGCCCGGCAGTATGCGGCCTGGGGCATTTGTGACAGCAAGGCCCTGACGGACGGAAAGATCCGCCTTCTGGCGGAAAAGATCCGGCAGACGGCCCGGGCCCATACGGTGCTGGTGCTGAAACCCCGGTTCTACAACCAGCGGTATGCCCAGCTGAAGGCCCGGAAACAAAACCTGAACCATCTTCTGGCCAGCGGCCACATCCATGCCCTGGGCCGGGTGATCCAGCAGGTGCCGGAGTGCCGTTTTGCCCTGGTGGACCAGTTTACCCGGCACAATGCCATCGCTTCCACCCTGGAGACGGGATTCCCGGGGCTGAAGGTGTACCAGCAGCCCAAAGGGGAAGCGGATATGGCGGTGGCGGCGGCGTCCATCCTGGCCCGGGATGCATTTGTGGAAGTCATGGACCAGCTCTCGGCACAGGCCGGCTTCCCGCTGCCCAAGGGGGGCGGGGACCAGGCCACGGCGGCGGCCCGGAAACTGGTCCGGGAGCAGGGAAAGGACGCCCTGGAACAATATGTGAAGCTCCATTTTGCCAACACAGGAAAGCTGTAA
- a CDS encoding lysylphosphatidylglycerol synthase transmembrane domain-containing protein has protein sequence MNKTLLRMLCVLFFVVILVSAGVLYFTFDVRALVYLTTFKWYYALLALGVLSVGLFFDATRLITLTRLSGEKMDYAHIFYAVFSNYFLALLTPGQGGGGIAMLMFMKRAGVPVAKSTLIVIVRTVFSILFLFLMMPLVFWFDPELVSWMPTSVIALVCAFFIGAPWLLWHLVMGGRLEKWLARFSRRFSPRVQEAIFLGYRDFQQAMFMLKDNPRQVLRAFLESGISLLFIYSVVPVFIKAFGIDLPLHIVMGRMCLINLVLYFTPTPGGSGVAEGGFLVLFNSLLPPGTAGVLAILWRFFCEYIPFTIGAVVTIKCFGLDILTKIRDRRDMDS, from the coding sequence ATGAACAAAACCCTTCTGCGCATGCTGTGCGTGCTGTTTTTTGTGGTCATCCTCGTATCAGCAGGCGTTCTTTATTTTACTTTTGATGTACGGGCCCTGGTATATCTCACCACCTTCAAGTGGTACTATGCGCTGCTGGCGCTGGGTGTCCTTTCCGTGGGGCTCTTTTTTGATGCCACCCGGCTGATCACCCTCACCCGGCTTTCCGGGGAAAAAATGGACTATGCCCATATTTTCTACGCGGTGTTCAGCAACTATTTCCTGGCTCTCCTGACTCCCGGACAGGGAGGCGGGGGCATTGCCATGCTCATGTTCATGAAGCGGGCGGGCGTGCCGGTGGCCAAATCCACCCTGATCGTCATTGTCCGGACGGTGTTTTCCATCCTGTTCCTGTTTTTGATGATGCCCCTGGTGTTCTGGTTCGACCCGGAACTGGTGAGCTGGATGCCCACCAGCGTCATTGCCTTGGTCTGTGCCTTTTTCATCGGGGCTCCCTGGCTGCTCTGGCATCTGGTGATGGGGGGACGGCTGGAAAAATGGCTGGCCCGGTTCAGCCGCCGGTTCTCTCCCCGGGTCCAGGAGGCCATTTTCCTGGGCTACCGGGATTTCCAGCAGGCCATGTTCATGCTGAAGGACAACCCCCGGCAGGTGCTCCGGGCTTTTCTGGAATCGGGGATCAGCCTTTTGTTCATCTATTCGGTGGTGCCGGTGTTCATCAAAGCCTTCGGCATCGACCTGCCCCTGCACATTGTCATGGGGCGCATGTGCCTGATCAACCTGGTGCTGTATTTTACCCCCACACCCGGCGGCAGCGGCGTGGCGGAAGGGGGCTTCCTGGTGCTGTTCAATTCCCTGCTGCCCCCTGGGACGGCCGGGGTGCTGGCCATTTTGTGGCGTTTCTTCTGTGAATACATTCCTTTCACGATCGGCGCCGTGGTAACCATCAAATGCTTTGGTCTGGATATCCTGACCAAAATTCGGGATCGGAGGGATATGGATTCATGA
- a CDS encoding TAXI family TRAP transporter solute-binding subunit — translation MKKIILSVLALLLFCLAGCKDQTGTVPRRKAPPREMVLAAGQTVGGYGSLGGDLVNLVNQDGKQPPLKAADSTGSLANLELLRQEKADLALVQSDAAWYARTGTGPYEGRPIEDLEQVGTLMPETVQIITYDLTGIRRLQDLKGKTVSVGAPGSGSALNARQLLEAAGIAEDDVRIQYLTVEDTVRALKEGTVDAAILTSSLPHPALKDLARQRRLVLVPVEGQDLDDLVAAYPLYQPVTIPMGTYPNQTRPCASVALQCLLVTRQRVDQEQVRNFLARIWPHWQELKAGHPVLPVDLKKRFFQDPLLPLAPGAEQFQKDSQSGS, via the coding sequence ATGAAGAAAATCATCCTTTCCGTTCTGGCCCTGCTCCTTTTCTGCCTGGCAGGATGCAAAGACCAGACGGGTACGGTTCCCCGGCGGAAAGCGCCGCCCAGGGAAATGGTGCTGGCGGCCGGGCAGACGGTGGGCGGTTACGGAAGCCTGGGAGGGGATCTGGTGAATCTGGTGAACCAGGATGGGAAACAGCCTCCTTTGAAGGCGGCGGATAGTACCGGCTCCCTGGCCAACCTGGAACTGCTGCGCCAGGAAAAAGCGGACCTGGCCCTGGTCCAGAGTGATGCGGCCTGGTATGCCCGGACCGGCACGGGGCCCTATGAAGGGCGCCCCATTGAAGACCTGGAACAGGTGGGGACCCTGATGCCGGAAACGGTCCAGATCATCACCTACGACCTGACCGGGATCCGGAGGCTCCAGGACCTGAAGGGAAAGACGGTTTCCGTGGGAGCCCCCGGCTCCGGTTCCGCCCTCAATGCCCGGCAGCTGCTGGAAGCGGCGGGGATTGCGGAAGACGATGTGCGGATCCAGTATCTTACGGTGGAAGATACGGTACGGGCCCTGAAGGAGGGGACGGTGGATGCGGCCATTCTGACCAGCTCCCTGCCTCATCCGGCCCTGAAGGATCTGGCCCGGCAGCGCCGTCTGGTGCTGGTCCCTGTGGAAGGGCAGGACCTGGACGACCTGGTGGCTGCCTATCCCCTGTACCAGCCGGTGACCATTCCCATGGGGACCTATCCCAACCAGACCCGCCCCTGTGCCAGTGTGGCTCTCCAGTGCCTTCTGGTGACCCGGCAGCGGGTGGACCAGGAACAAGTACGGAACTTCCTGGCCCGTATATGGCCCCATTGGCAGGAACTGAAGGCTGGCCATCCCGTCCTGCCAGTGGATCTGAAAAAACGGTTTTTCCAGGATCCGCTGCTGCCGTTGGCCCCCGGTGCCGAACAATTCCAGAAAGACAGCCAATCCGGTTCCTGA
- a CDS encoding ribonuclease J produces the protein MNNNSKGQQKKLSIIPLGGLGEIGKNMTAFVYGNDMILVDAGLAFPDDDMLGIDLVIPDTTFLMENKDKFKAIFLTHGHEDHIGALPYVMKDFDVPVYGTPLTLGILSGRLKENGVSDSKCKMVKPGATVRAGAFRVEFIRVNHSIPDAVALAIHTPVGVIVHTGDYKFDQTPVDGQVTDYAKLAEVGRKGVLLLMSDSTNIERTGYTPSEKSVGKTLDEQFRLARNRVIVATFSSNVHRIQQVIDAAVMTRRKVAVIGRSMVNVVNISIEMGYLKVPQGVLIDIDECRNYAPRQIAIITTGSQGEPMSALTRMSNSDHRKVSIMPGDTVIISATPIPGNEKGVARTIDNLYKQGAEVIYGREQGIHVSGHASQEEIKLMHRLVHPKFFMPVHGEYRHLVKHKKLAMQLGMSKDNIVIAENGSVVDLTRDSIGISGKVTAGRVLIDGLGVGDVGNVVLRDRRQLSQDGILIVVVTIDHSTYRIAAGPDIVSRGFVYVRESEELMEGARDRVLSTLDKCHENNITEWSALKSAVRDSLGRYLFEKTRRRPMILPLIMEI, from the coding sequence TTGAATAACAACAGCAAAGGACAACAAAAAAAATTATCCATCATTCCGCTGGGCGGTCTGGGGGAAATCGGCAAGAACATGACGGCATTCGTCTACGGCAATGACATGATCCTGGTGGATGCCGGGCTGGCATTCCCGGATGATGACATGCTGGGGATCGATCTGGTGATCCCGGATACCACGTTCCTGATGGAAAACAAGGACAAATTCAAAGCCATTTTCCTGACCCACGGCCATGAAGACCATATCGGTGCCCTGCCCTATGTGATGAAGGATTTCGACGTGCCGGTATATGGAACGCCCCTGACCCTGGGCATCCTGTCCGGCCGTCTGAAGGAAAACGGCGTTTCTGACAGCAAATGCAAAATGGTGAAACCGGGGGCTACGGTCCGGGCCGGCGCCTTCCGGGTGGAATTCATCCGGGTCAACCACAGCATTCCCGATGCGGTTGCTCTGGCCATCCATACCCCGGTCGGGGTAATCGTCCACACCGGTGACTACAAGTTCGACCAGACTCCGGTGGACGGACAGGTGACGGACTACGCCAAGCTGGCGGAAGTGGGCCGCAAAGGGGTCCTGCTGCTGATGAGCGATTCCACCAACATTGAACGGACCGGCTACACCCCCAGCGAAAAGAGCGTGGGCAAGACCCTGGATGAACAGTTCCGGCTGGCCCGGAACCGGGTGATCGTGGCCACCTTCTCCTCCAATGTACACCGGATCCAGCAGGTGATCGACGCTGCGGTGATGACCCGCCGGAAAGTGGCGGTCATTGGCCGGAGCATGGTGAACGTGGTGAACATTTCCATTGAAATGGGCTACCTGAAAGTGCCCCAGGGGGTACTGATCGACATCGATGAATGCCGGAACTACGCACCCCGGCAGATCGCCATCATCACCACCGGCAGCCAGGGCGAACCCATGAGTGCCCTGACCCGGATGAGCAACAGCGATCATCGGAAGGTCTCCATTATGCCCGGGGATACGGTGATCATTTCCGCCACCCCCATCCCTGGCAACGAAAAGGGTGTGGCCCGGACCATCGACAACCTGTACAAACAGGGCGCGGAGGTGATCTACGGACGGGAACAGGGCATCCATGTTTCCGGCCACGCCAGCCAGGAAGAAATCAAACTGATGCACCGTCTGGTCCATCCCAAGTTCTTCATGCCGGTCCACGGGGAATACCGTCATCTGGTGAAACACAAGAAACTGGCCATGCAGCTGGGGATGTCCAAGGACAATATCGTGATTGCGGAAAACGGGTCCGTGGTCGACCTGACCAGGGATTCCATCGGGATCTCCGGCAAAGTCACCGCCGGCCGGGTGCTGATCGACGGCCTGGGCGTGGGCGACGTGGGCAATGTGGTGCTCCGTGACCGCCGGCAGCTGTCCCAGGACGGGATCCTGATCGTGGTGGTGACCATCGACCACAGCACCTACCGGATTGCAGCCGGTCCGGATATCGTATCCCGGGGCTTTGTGTATGTCCGGGAATCCGAAGAACTGATGGAAGGGGCCCGGGACCGTGTGCTGAGCACCCTGGACAAATGCCATGAAAACAACATCACCGAATGGTCCGCACTGAAGAGTGCCGTCCGGGACAGCCTGGGCCGGTATCTGTTCGAAAAGACCAGACGGCGTCCCATGATCCTGCCTCTGATCATGGAAATCTGA